A genomic segment from bacterium encodes:
- a CDS encoding C25 family cysteine peptidase: MYDGFRFIGMDEVINRRREEKERIKFLFRSFKGRYAMRKCASIKVGMMAMALILAIPAFGGEIIQELRFSPADLEFSKLKEYDVVKLGLNSATSRLGEPALPLINLHVLIPPGASVEKVEIIDKEKVSIPGNYNIIPAQHPVKLSINDELPPWVEPVPGIYSSMQEYPGEVLQYIHTGTMSGYRIAGMLVYPLQYIPQQKKLFLYTKIKVRVTYKEGACPVTAKSGRQNKVFGDIVKGLVANPTDMARFMPPSSKAVTDTQYVIITDTIKVGSYFKTLVNWKRARGISATLVNVDRIYAQFPGGSYKERIRNFIKYANSEWGTSWVLLGGGENVLPRVYGWFPDTYPDGTPVFQDWEMPPTDLYFADLDGNWDANGNGQYGEMYYDDAHNFQNIDSLDLYPDIFLGRASVNNAKDCTTFVNKVLTYEDPTKRPTDYQKKMLLIGEYLFGIKWGGMIGDSIASVTPLDYTITKLYEEMGTLNRQTVFNSLNSGYHLLFWAAHGNNDVIGAGQHPNRELFYSEDADALTNGDRYPVCVAISCFIGSYDWGECIVEHFMNNRNGGSVAWVANTRYGYGNITKKIGYSGLLCINFFDALFNHNGYSTGIALNRARPLSVPMAFVNPISRYSLYSLNIFGDPESPIFFDATPPPQDDTPPIISNLQVIPEDHQATITWTTDELASSWVEYGLTPNYGDNYIQWEYVTEHQIILSDLGAATTYYYRIKSADLNGNYNVLEGSFVTLEDITPPTFSSVFAFDVISPLASIYWETNEPSNSQVIYGTTPTCENNTPVDEELVKRHFITIEGLVPFQLYYYCVISTDEYGNCDTSNTYTFTTYSQAHALNTLWTEEMILNYLGSAVRGACLANTYGDEKMEIIVAHWYTTSSCGGPGVYSCDGDLLSGFHSYSGYAFPIVADIDNDDLFEIIHVIRQFGVTSKFVVEVLNMDGIKVWATSLPCIPNSPYRVVSSPALVDVNDDGNLDVLIGGSDGQLWALNSINGNTIWTFEMGGEIVVSPVVSDIDRDGELDIIVGNGTSWGGLTTLCVLNKNGAKKWEYSFQGIPYSNGIVATPGVADITGDQRLEIIQPIDGWGIVVFDCEGNIIRQNLFTSLAYSSPAIGDIDRDGSLDIIVGLGSMLYAFTDNGETELTEKWAIGTHPDWDVTSSPALADFNNDGYLEIVFGASTSSRFWESSLSPEGKIYILDHNGTILACKETIGGMVEGSNPTIADINRDGKLEIVVGTVISRAFTDALEVFQIPDFNCATISQVEWPMFHHDIWHTGRYGFNPYNRPPNEPVCVYPRDKSSRVWLIPIIKWSCEDPDGDLLTYKLYLDTFNPPTTLKYTGSDTFYTPETPLNYSTTYYWQVIATDRSGASTESPVWSFTTWTGKEECHEFYTTVCDSYDVTICSNSYIEAKTQDTLDFDRRSRKLSFKVIGLEQSGYCAVTIPWGLLHDTLKISGKHTFMVTVDGVPIAEDALEIEQKADTFINQQGDTFTCGGFSQLSFRYDHSGWRTIEILAPIQICDIGGGGGQYEGEDGKINILDLVKVTSVYALTPDAPNWNPKTDFNKNKKIDILDVVLLCTGYGMGGKKANLLSILKKTLQRNEVVTVSVVPTMSAILPGDTFNIDIDISNVNRLKGYDFKLKYNPNVLKAIKIIPGLFLGDDTYTIKNELYDEGWVWFAIASLGQNPGASGDGTLATITFVVKGTGESILDLYEVELADYNANLIPHETIDGEFNNSPIAIEDAASINSVPQMLALKEPYPNPFSSNTVIRYGIPKTGMVSLKVYNIAGEIVATLVNEEKLPGYYSVNLSSKELADGIYFLKLRTQEKVITKKTIVLQ; encoded by the coding sequence GTGTATGATGGATTTAGGTTTATAGGTATGGATGAAGTAATAAATAGAAGGAGAGAAGAGAAAGAGAGAATAAAGTTTCTTTTCCGCTCTTTCAAAGGGAGGTATGCAATGAGGAAATGTGCGAGTATAAAGGTTGGGATGATGGCTATGGCTCTTATTTTAGCCATCCCTGCGTTTGGAGGAGAAATTATTCAGGAGCTCAGATTTAGTCCAGCAGATTTGGAGTTTAGCAAACTAAAAGAATATGATGTAGTTAAACTTGGTCTAAATAGTGCTACATCCAGACTCGGAGAGCCTGCATTGCCACTGATAAATTTACATGTGCTTATTCCACCTGGTGCATCCGTTGAGAAAGTGGAGATAATTGATAAAGAGAAGGTATCTATTCCTGGAAATTATAATATCATACCTGCCCAACATCCTGTAAAGCTCTCTATAAATGATGAGCTCCCACCCTGGGTAGAGCCAGTTCCAGGAATATATAGTTCAATGCAGGAGTATCCAGGGGAAGTACTTCAGTATATCCATACTGGAACGATGAGCGGCTATAGGATTGCAGGAATGCTTGTCTATCCATTACAATACATTCCGCAACAAAAGAAATTATTTCTTTACACCAAGATTAAAGTGAGAGTTACCTATAAGGAAGGAGCATGCCCAGTGACTGCCAAGTCTGGACGTCAGAATAAAGTGTTTGGTGATATAGTAAAAGGATTAGTTGCAAATCCTACAGATATGGCAAGATTTATGCCACCAAGTAGTAAGGCTGTGACAGATACTCAGTATGTGATTATTACTGATACAATCAAGGTCGGCTCTTATTTTAAAACACTTGTGAATTGGAAGCGAGCGAGAGGAATATCTGCAACTCTTGTAAATGTTGACCGGATTTACGCACAGTTTCCAGGGGGCTCTTATAAAGAGAGGATTCGCAATTTTATTAAGTATGCAAATTCTGAATGGGGTACAAGCTGGGTTCTGTTAGGTGGTGGCGAAAATGTCCTGCCAAGGGTATATGGATGGTTCCCAGATACCTATCCCGATGGCACGCCAGTCTTTCAAGATTGGGAGATGCCACCTACAGATCTATACTTTGCAGACCTTGATGGTAATTGGGATGCAAATGGAAACGGTCAGTATGGAGAGATGTACTATGATGATGCTCATAATTTCCAAAACATAGATAGTCTTGATTTATATCCTGATATTTTTCTGGGTAGGGCATCTGTCAATAATGCAAAAGATTGTACTACATTTGTGAACAAAGTATTAACTTACGAAGACCCAACCAAGCGACCCACAGATTATCAAAAGAAGATGCTTTTAATTGGCGAATACTTATTTGGAATCAAATGGGGTGGTATGATAGGCGACTCAATAGCATCAGTTACTCCATTAGATTATACAATAACTAAATTGTACGAAGAGATGGGGACTTTGAATAGGCAGACAGTTTTTAATTCACTCAATTCTGGATATCATCTCCTGTTTTGGGCTGCTCATGGTAATAATGATGTAATTGGGGCGGGACAGCACCCAAACAGAGAACTCTTTTACTCTGAGGATGCTGATGCCTTAACAAATGGGGATAGATACCCTGTTTGTGTTGCAATTTCGTGCTTTATTGGGTCGTATGATTGGGGAGAGTGCATAGTGGAACATTTTATGAATAATAGAAATGGAGGGAGTGTAGCCTGGGTAGCAAATACGAGGTACGGCTATGGCAACATAACCAAAAAAATTGGTTATTCTGGTTTATTATGTATAAACTTTTTTGACGCCTTGTTTAATCACAACGGGTATTCAACTGGCATAGCCCTTAATAGAGCAAGGCCTCTCTCAGTACCAATGGCATTTGTAAATCCGATTTCTCGATATTCCCTGTACAGCCTTAATATCTTTGGTGACCCGGAATCACCTATATTTTTTGATGCCACTCCGCCGCCACAGGATGATACTCCTCCTATAATATCTAATCTACAAGTAATTCCTGAAGACCACCAAGCCACTATTACTTGGACTACGGATGAATTAGCCAGTTCATGGGTAGAATATGGACTTACTCCAAATTATGGGGATAACTATATACAGTGGGAATATGTAACAGAGCACCAAATAATACTCTCTGATTTGGGAGCCGCAACAACTTACTATTATCGGATAAAGTCTGCCGATTTAAATGGTAATTATAATGTGTTAGAAGGCTCCTTTGTTACATTGGAAGATATCACTCCACCTACGTTCTCTTCAGTTTTTGCATTTGATGTCATATCTCCTTTAGCATCAATTTATTGGGAGACAAATGAGCCGAGTAATTCACAAGTGATATATGGCACCACTCCTACTTGTGAAAATAATACACCAGTCGATGAAGAGCTCGTTAAAAGACATTTTATTACCATTGAGGGATTAGTCCCCTTTCAACTCTATTATTACTGTGTAATCTCAACTGATGAATATGGCAACTGTGATACATCAAACACTTATACTTTCACCACCTACTCTCAGGCGCACGCACTTAACACGCTCTGGACTGAGGAGATGATTCTTAATTACCTGGGTTCGGCAGTGAGGGGCGCTTGTTTAGCTAATACATATGGTGATGAAAAAATGGAAATAATTGTAGCTCATTGGTATACAACTTCATCGTGTGGTGGCCCAGGGGTATATAGCTGTGATGGGGATTTGCTCTCAGGTTTTCATTCCTATTCAGGATATGCGTTTCCTATTGTTGCAGATATTGATAATGATGACTTGTTTGAGATTATTCATGTAATACGTCAATTTGGGGTAACATCCAAATTTGTTGTAGAGGTATTAAATATGGATGGTATCAAAGTATGGGCTACTTCTCTTCCATGCATCCCGAATTCTCCCTATAGAGTTGTCTCATCGCCTGCCTTGGTTGATGTAAATGATGATGGAAACTTGGATGTTTTGATAGGAGGGTCAGATGGGCAACTATGGGCGTTAAATTCAATTAATGGAAACACAATATGGACATTTGAGATGGGGGGCGAGATAGTTGTTTCTCCAGTTGTCTCAGATATTGATAGAGATGGAGAGTTGGATATCATCGTAGGTAACGGAACCAGCTGGGGTGGTTTGACGACACTGTGTGTTTTAAATAAGAATGGAGCTAAGAAATGGGAATATAGTTTTCAGGGTATTCCTTATAGCAATGGTATAGTTGCAACTCCAGGGGTTGCAGATATAACTGGTGACCAGCGGTTAGAGATAATACAACCTATTGATGGGTGGGGTATTGTTGTCTTCGATTGTGAAGGAAACATAATCAGGCAGAACCTATTTACAAGTTTGGCTTATTCTTCACCTGCAATAGGTGATATTGACCGTGATGGCTCATTGGACATAATAGTTGGACTTGGCTCAATGCTCTATGCCTTTACAGATAATGGAGAAACAGAGCTTACAGAAAAATGGGCTATAGGGACACATCCTGACTGGGACGTAACTTCCTCCCCTGCATTGGCGGATTTTAATAATGATGGATATTTAGAGATAGTGTTTGGAGCAAGCACGTCATCACGGTTTTGGGAAAGCTCACTTTCTCCGGAGGGGAAGATTTATATACTCGACCATAATGGAACGATATTGGCCTGTAAGGAGACTATAGGTGGAATGGTTGAAGGTTCAAACCCAACAATTGCAGACATAAATAGAGATGGCAAACTTGAGATAGTAGTGGGAACAGTGATTTCCAGAGCCTTTACTGATGCACTGGAGGTCTTCCAAATACCAGATTTTAACTGTGCTACTATTAGTCAAGTTGAGTGGCCTATGTTCCATCACGATATATGGCATACAGGACGATATGGGTTTAACCCATATAATCGGCCACCAAATGAGCCAGTTTGTGTATATCCACGAGATAAGAGTAGTCGTGTTTGGCTCATCCCAATAATTAAATGGAGCTGTGAAGATCCGGATGGTGACTTACTCACCTATAAGCTTTATTTAGATACATTCAACCCACCTACTACTTTAAAATACACTGGCTCTGATACATTCTATACTCCTGAGACCCCTCTGAATTATAGCACCACCTATTACTGGCAGGTAATTGCTACAGACAGGAGTGGTGCATCTACTGAAAGTCCTGTTTGGTCATTTACTACATGGACAGGTAAGGAAGAATGCCATGAGTTTTATACAACAGTATGCGACTCTTATGATGTAACTATATGCTCTAACTCCTATATAGAGGCTAAAACTCAGGATACACTTGATTTCGATCGTCGAAGTAGGAAACTAAGTTTTAAGGTTATTGGGCTTGAACAATCTGGTTACTGTGCAGTTACTATTCCATGGGGTCTGCTACACGATACTCTAAAAATAAGTGGTAAGCATACATTTATGGTTACAGTTGATGGAGTTCCTATAGCAGAAGATGCTCTGGAAATAGAACAAAAAGCAGACACCTTTATAAACCAACAGGGAGATACCTTTACTTGTGGTGGGTTCTCACAGTTATCTTTCAGGTACGACCACTCTGGGTGGCGTACAATTGAGATTTTAGCTCCAATCCAAATATGTGATATTGGGGGTGGAGGGGGTCAATACGAGGGCGAAGACGGAAAGATTAATATACTTGACCTAGTCAAGGTAACTAGTGTATATGCACTTACACCTGATGCTCCAAATTGGAATCCAAAAACTGATTTTAACAAGAATAAAAAAATAGATATATTGGATGTGGTTCTACTCTGCACAGGGTATGGTATGGGGGGTAAGAAAGCTAACTTATTGTCTATTTTAAAGAAGACACTTCAAAGAAACGAGGTTGTGACAGTTAGTGTAGTTCCTACAATGTCTGCTATATTACCTGGTGATACATTTAATATAGATATAGACATCTCCAATGTTAATAGGCTCAAAGGGTACGATTTCAAGTTAAAGTATAATCCGAATGTCTTAAAGGCGATTAAGATTATTCCTGGGTTGTTCCTTGGTGATGATACTTATACTATTAAGAATGAACTCTATGATGAGGGTTGGGTATGGTTTGCTATAGCATCTTTAGGACAGAATCCTGGTGCAAGTGGTGATGGGACACTGGCAACAATTACATTTGTAGTCAAGGGAACTGGTGAGTCTATCTTAGACCTATATGAGGTTGAACTTGCAGACTACAATGCTAATCTAATTCCACACGAGACAATTGATGGTGAGTTTAATAATTCACCAATAGCAATTGAAGACGCTGCTTCAATAAACAGTGTTCCTCAGATGTTAGCTCTTAAGGAGCCGTATCCAAATCCATTCTCTTCTAATACTGTGATAAGGTATGGAATCCCGAAAACTGGGATGGTATCACTTAAGGTTTACAATATAGCTGGTGAGATAGTTGCAACACTTGTCAACGAGGAGAAGTTGCCCGGCTATTACTCTGTCAACTTGAGTAGTAAAGAATTAGCAGATGGCATTTATTTCTTAAAGCTTAGGACTCAGGAAAAAGTTATTACCAAAAAAACGATAGTGCTACAATAG